One window of the Desulfobotulus mexicanus genome contains the following:
- a CDS encoding DUF2147 domain-containing protein: MRRFFMQRSSIPFIFFLITLLSTPVFSQSLEPPTGLWKTEGGKSIVEIIPLPENKSWAAQIVWLRESTDDEGEELVDNLNPDPKKRNNPILGLTIAWGFRSAERDGWKDGQVYDPENGKIYKGQARMKGDKLELRGYIGIPTFGRSTHWERVSHLPESS, translated from the coding sequence ATGAGGAGGTTTTTTATGCAAAGAAGCAGTATCCCCTTTATCTTTTTCTTAATCACCCTTTTATCCACCCCCGTATTTTCACAATCCCTAGAACCTCCCACTGGCCTGTGGAAGACCGAAGGAGGAAAATCCATAGTGGAAATCATCCCCCTGCCTGAAAATAAAAGCTGGGCTGCCCAGATTGTATGGCTCAGGGAATCCACGGATGATGAAGGTGAAGAGCTTGTGGATAATCTGAATCCTGATCCTAAAAAAAGAAACAATCCCATTCTTGGACTGACCATTGCCTGGGGTTTCAGATCTGCTGAAAGAGACGGATGGAAAGACGGTCAGGTCTATGATCCTGAAAATGGTAAAATTTACAAGGGTCAGGCCAGAATGAAAGGTGATAAACTGGAGCTGCGGGGATACATCGGTATTCCTACCTTTGGCAGGAGCACCCATTGGGAACGGGTAAGTCATTTACCGGAATCCTCTTAA
- a CDS encoding dihydroorotate dehydrogenase: MLPDLCVNIAGLKLKNPVLTASGTFGYGLEYAEATNLSRIGAIIVKGLSLEPSAGNPEPRVVETASGLLNAVGLENIGAEAFLKNKLPLLKTHGTPVIANLYGKSEEDYRKLALRLEREPDIAALELNISCPNVKAGGLAFGTDPDAAARLTESVRKVSSKPLIVKLSPNVTDIKVIARSVEGAGADALSLINTLTGMGIDIKTRKPKLANITGGLSGPAIKPVALRMVWETSACVSIPVIGLGGIMNAEDAVEFFLAGASAVAVGTGNFINPKVTSEIVGGLKVYMIKNNFSSIADLKKGLILP, from the coding sequence ATGCTGCCTGATCTTTGTGTAAACATCGCAGGACTGAAACTGAAAAACCCAGTACTCACTGCTTCAGGAACCTTCGGTTACGGCCTTGAATACGCAGAAGCTACAAACCTTTCCCGCATCGGTGCCATCATTGTCAAAGGTCTTTCCCTGGAACCCTCGGCAGGAAATCCGGAACCCAGAGTGGTGGAAACCGCATCTGGCCTCCTCAATGCCGTGGGTCTTGAAAATATAGGCGCAGAAGCCTTTCTGAAGAACAAGCTGCCCCTTCTTAAAACCCATGGAACGCCCGTCATTGCCAACCTTTACGGAAAAAGCGAAGAGGATTACAGAAAACTTGCCCTGCGCCTTGAAAGGGAGCCGGACATCGCAGCACTGGAGCTGAACATCTCCTGCCCCAACGTCAAAGCAGGAGGTCTGGCCTTTGGCACAGACCCGGATGCTGCAGCCCGCCTGACGGAAAGCGTACGCAAAGTCAGCAGCAAACCCCTCATTGTAAAACTTTCTCCCAATGTAACGGATATAAAAGTGATTGCCCGCAGTGTTGAAGGGGCAGGTGCCGACGCCTTAAGCCTCATTAATACCCTCACGGGCATGGGTATCGACATAAAAACGAGAAAACCCAAGCTTGCCAATATAACAGGCGGACTTTCAGGACCTGCCATCAAACCCGTTGCCCTCCGCATGGTATGGGAAACCAGTGCCTGCGTATCAATTCCGGTGATCGGCCTTGGGGGGATCATGAATGCAGAGGATGCCGTGGAATTTTTTCTGGCCGGTGCCAGTGCCGTAGCCGTGGGAACGGGCAACTTCATCAATCCGAAGGTCACCTCAGAGATTGTTGGGGGCCTTAAGGTTTATATGATAAAAAATAATTTCAGCTCCATTGCAGATCTGAAAAAAGGCCTGATTCTTCCATAG
- a CDS encoding 3-isopropylmalate dehydratase large subunit — translation MGKTITEKIFDAHRVDNPAGDIQVIRLDAVFCHEITTPVAINDLVARGKDRVFDPSKIKAVIDHVTPAKDSKTAEQGKIIRDWARRHGIMDFFDIGRNGVCHALFPEKGFVRPGYTVIMGDSHTCTHGAFGAFAAGVGTTDLEVGILKGVCAFKAPRTLKVEVTGSLPAGVYAKDVILALIGELGVNGATNKVIEFTGPVVDAMSMESRMTLCNMAIEAGGTCGVCYPDAVTVDYLWPFIEKDYPSKEAALADYSQWISDSDAEYDGTMTLDVSGLSPMMTFGYKPDQVKPVSEMEGSPVDQVYIGSCTNGRIEDLRVAAAVLKGRRIADTVRGVVSPATPEVYRMALAEGIIGIFMDAGFCVTNPTCGACLGMSNGVLAEGEVCAATTNRNFNGRMGKGGMVHLMSPATAAATALTGKISNSLLYTGKEACA, via the coding sequence ATGGGCAAAACCATTACAGAAAAGATATTTGATGCCCACCGGGTGGATAATCCGGCAGGAGATATTCAGGTGATCCGCCTGGATGCGGTTTTCTGCCATGAGATTACAACCCCTGTGGCCATCAATGATCTCGTGGCCCGGGGCAAGGATCGGGTGTTTGATCCTTCTAAAATCAAGGCCGTGATTGATCATGTGACACCGGCCAAAGATTCCAAAACCGCAGAACAGGGCAAGATTATCCGGGACTGGGCCAGACGGCACGGCATAATGGATTTTTTTGATATTGGCCGCAACGGTGTCTGCCATGCTCTGTTTCCGGAAAAGGGGTTTGTCCGGCCGGGGTATACGGTTATTATGGGCGATTCCCATACCTGTACCCACGGAGCCTTTGGAGCCTTTGCAGCCGGTGTTGGTACCACAGACCTTGAGGTGGGGATTTTAAAGGGAGTTTGTGCCTTCAAGGCCCCACGTACTCTTAAAGTGGAGGTTACGGGCAGTCTGCCTGCCGGTGTATATGCCAAGGATGTGATCCTTGCCCTCATCGGAGAGCTGGGTGTGAATGGTGCCACCAACAAGGTCATTGAATTTACAGGTCCTGTGGTGGATGCCATGAGCATGGAGTCCCGCATGACCCTCTGCAATATGGCCATTGAAGCTGGAGGTACCTGCGGGGTCTGTTATCCCGATGCCGTGACCGTGGATTATCTCTGGCCCTTCATAGAAAAGGATTATCCTTCAAAGGAAGCTGCCCTTGCGGACTATTCTCAGTGGATTTCCGATTCGGATGCGGAATATGACGGGACCATGACCCTTGATGTTTCAGGTCTTTCTCCCATGATGACCTTCGGGTATAAGCCGGATCAGGTAAAGCCCGTTTCCGAGATGGAGGGATCGCCTGTGGATCAGGTCTATATCGGTTCCTGCACCAATGGGCGCATCGAAGATCTTCGGGTGGCGGCTGCCGTGTTGAAAGGCAGACGCATTGCGGATACGGTTCGCGGTGTTGTTTCTCCTGCCACGCCGGAAGTTTATCGCATGGCTCTGGCGGAAGGTATTATTGGAATTTTCATGGATGCGGGTTTTTGTGTGACTAATCCTACCTGCGGTGCCTGTCTTGGAATGAGCAACGGGGTGCTTGCCGAAGGTGAGGTCTGTGCTGCCACCACAAACCGGAATTTCAATGGCCGCATGGGCAAGGGGGGCATGGTGCATCTC